One region of Sulfurisphaera ohwakuensis genomic DNA includes:
- a CDS encoding sulfocyanin, translating to MRKAVSPTFTAIIAIVVAIVIVGAAVYTYQQFLMYSSKTSAAITTTSTTPKHTLPYNPTNKTVFITLVTLSSGPTFNFNGTDFGAMVIYVPAGWNLYITYVNQQSLPHNLNLVANDTPTPNSANIADDGKILLTIGATTSDYQSSGLMSGQSASELYSDIPAGIYWLCCGIAGHAESGMWVVLVASPNVTTPYVVIS from the coding sequence ATGAGAAAAGCCGTCTCACCAACTTTTACAGCTATAATCGCTATCGTAGTAGCTATAGTAATAGTAGGGGCAGCAGTCTATACATATCAACAGTTTTTAATGTACTCATCAAAGACCTCAGCGGCAATTACAACAACGTCAACAACTCCAAAACACACATTACCTTATAATCCTACTAACAAAACTGTATTTATTACCTTAGTAACGCTATCTAGCGGACCTACATTTAATTTTAATGGCACAGATTTCGGAGCAATGGTAATATATGTACCAGCTGGATGGAACTTATATATTACATACGTTAATCAACAAAGTTTACCACATAACCTCAATTTAGTAGCTAATGATACACCTACTCCAAATTCGGCTAATATTGCTGACGACGGAAAAATCCTCTTAACGATTGGAGCTACAACGAGTGACTATCAAAGTTCCGGGTTAATGAGTGGTCAGTCAGCAAGTGAATTATATTCTGATATACCTGCTGGGATTTATTGGCTTTGCTGTGGCATTGCTGGGCATGCAGAATCTGGAATGTGGGTAGTTTTAGTTGCATCCCCTAACGTTACTACTCCATACGTTGTTATAAGCTAA
- a CDS encoding cytochrome b: MIQIIPIKYHLIQLALRGDKVEEERESWLDKVFQWLDERVGIYGHTIAKAPRYAYRLDYWLGSMVLAAFALAVITGALVALYYVPSDPYASTVYLITKVPYGALLFSIHTWAAYAMIFLLIIHMTRNFIVGAYRKPREIMWVVGVILAGLALTEAYLGYSLPYNLISWTATTTGLNLFTYMPFNLAALIKLMTTVPTNLPGIASGVDPLVDRFFIFHWIVGGLILLFIMIHLAIFEKHGGPTPPPSKEPGPELIEHFRDKVENDPNWRLQPYTRTFGMILMTFFLIFGGVILIASLIPYNIAITGGGLKYTMPEYNPVLAAQTPPIPDWYFLFIYFFYKSVTPQNASIIFLAWILITVLFPFIDQYIFRHKASHPVMRPAAIALGTGFIISFIVNSIWAYRTPGVDIGPIGVEVDGLIFLASFVVLYPLIKFYLAPRSIRGDSSGGSFNFRKGMSLKTKTLNLQQQKLILRSSEIAFIGLVSSFIYTTCQLFASLQVAYITAQFGVGFLLGLDLLLLAGILGFLVFGGK, translated from the coding sequence ATGATCCAAATTATTCCTATCAAATACCATCTAATCCAGCTTGCACTTCGGGGTGATAAAGTGGAAGAGGAAAGAGAGAGTTGGTTAGACAAAGTCTTTCAGTGGTTAGATGAAAGAGTAGGAATATATGGACATACTATTGCTAAAGCTCCAAGGTATGCTTATAGACTTGATTATTGGTTAGGCTCAATGGTACTTGCTGCTTTCGCTTTGGCAGTAATAACTGGAGCCCTTGTTGCATTATATTACGTTCCCTCTGATCCTTATGCTTCTACAGTATACTTAATTACAAAGGTACCATATGGAGCTTTATTGTTCAGTATACATACATGGGCTGCTTACGCAATGATATTTTTACTTATTATTCATATGACAAGAAACTTTATTGTAGGTGCTTATAGAAAACCTAGGGAAATCATGTGGGTTGTTGGAGTTATATTGGCTGGATTAGCTTTAACTGAAGCCTATTTAGGCTACTCCTTACCATATAATTTAATATCCTGGACAGCAACTACTACCGGTCTAAATCTGTTCACTTACATGCCTTTTAATTTAGCTGCCCTAATTAAACTGATGACTACTGTACCAACAAATTTGCCTGGTATAGCTAGTGGTGTTGATCCACTAGTTGATAGATTCTTTATATTCCACTGGATTGTTGGAGGATTAATACTTCTATTTATAATGATTCATTTAGCAATATTTGAAAAACATGGAGGACCTACACCACCGCCTAGTAAGGAGCCAGGCCCAGAATTAATTGAGCATTTTAGAGATAAAGTGGAAAATGATCCTAATTGGAGACTACAACCATATACGAGAACCTTTGGAATGATATTGATGACTTTCTTCCTTATATTTGGTGGGGTAATACTGATCGCATCATTAATACCATATAATATTGCAATTACTGGTGGCGGACTTAAGTATACAATGCCAGAGTATAACCCAGTATTAGCTGCTCAAACACCACCAATACCGGATTGGTACTTCTTATTCATTTACTTCTTTTACAAATCAGTAACCCCACAAAATGCTTCAATAATTTTCTTAGCTTGGATATTAATTACAGTATTATTCCCATTTATAGATCAGTATATCTTTAGACATAAAGCAAGCCATCCAGTAATGAGACCTGCTGCAATAGCTTTAGGAACAGGGTTTATAATTTCCTTCATAGTAAACAGTATTTGGGCATATAGGACGCCTGGAGTAGATATAGGACCTATAGGTGTCGAAGTAGACGGTTTAATTTTCTTAGCATCATTTGTGGTACTTTACCCATTAATCAAATTCTATTTAGCTCCAAGATCGATTAGAGGGGATTCCTCTGGAGGGAGTTTTAATTTTAGAAAAGGTATGAGTTTAAAGACTAAAACTCTTAATCTACAGCAGCAAAAATTAATACTAAGGTCTAGTGAAATAGCGTTTATTGGATTAGTATCATCATTTATATATACTACATGCCAACTATTTGCATCATTACAAGTAGCTTATATAACTGCGCAATTTGGAGTAGGATTTTTACTAGGATTAGACTTGCTGCTATTAGCTGGTATACTAGGTTTCCTAGTTTTTGGTGGAAAATAG
- a CDS encoding cytochrome c oxidase subunit II has product MTRLSIEVITMIGAALILAVLGGIAFHDLIMIDTGGYFPHNEKPEVIRVIAKQYVWEFIYPNGTVSYDKVVIQAGKPYIFNLTSADVIHAMYIVQLGYKLEAIPGYYYPLYIIVNKPGVYNIYCAEFCGPGHYTMIGELIVVNSTAG; this is encoded by the coding sequence ATGACTAGGTTATCTATAGAAGTAATAACTATGATAGGGGCAGCTTTAATTCTTGCAGTATTAGGTGGTATTGCCTTTCATGATTTAATAATGATAGATACGGGTGGATATTTCCCACATAATGAAAAACCAGAAGTGATCAGAGTTATAGCAAAACAGTATGTCTGGGAATTTATATATCCTAATGGAACTGTAAGTTATGATAAAGTTGTTATACAGGCGGGTAAACCGTATATCTTTAATCTAACTTCCGCTGATGTAATCCACGCAATGTATATTGTACAATTAGGGTATAAACTTGAGGCTATCCCAGGATATTATTATCCATTATACATAATAGTAAATAAACCGGGAGTGTACAACATTTATTGCGCCGAATTTTGTGGTCCGGGACATTATACTATGATAGGGGAGCTCATAGTAGTTAATTCTACAGCAGGGTGA
- a CDS encoding Rieske 2Fe-2S domain-containing protein has protein sequence MKRRDFIRLAMIAGGAVAISPLFSPLFNYMGYYYNELRVISKNYLVANNTAGLQGFPKYKVANIKDIQSSNCPVYFFTYPLTNEPCFIVDFSKLNNQTNVEFKNPYFGQFAINSKFPTIKGVGPKGSICAFSAICVHLGCQLPAQVLTSSPNLPGLNPASTILHCPCHGSMYKLDEGGIVVGGPAPRPLPIVLLEYDNTTGDIYAIGTNAPYFSKTRPTSNLIYDPNYSYQIPSNPACTSG, from the coding sequence ATGAAAAGACGAGATTTCATTAGGTTAGCTATGATAGCTGGTGGAGCTGTTGCAATATCTCCATTATTTTCACCCCTTTTTAATTACATGGGATACTATTACAATGAATTAAGAGTTATATCGAAAAACTATTTAGTAGCTAATAACACAGCTGGTTTGCAAGGATTTCCTAAGTATAAAGTAGCTAATATTAAAGATATACAAAGTAGTAACTGTCCCGTCTATTTCTTTACTTATCCCTTAACGAATGAACCTTGCTTCATAGTCGACTTCTCTAAACTAAATAACCAGACTAACGTGGAATTTAAGAATCCGTATTTTGGTCAATTTGCTATAAATTCTAAGTTTCCAACTATTAAGGGTGTAGGTCCGAAGGGCTCAATATGTGCATTCTCAGCAATATGTGTTCATTTAGGCTGTCAATTACCAGCACAAGTTCTTACAAGTTCTCCCAACTTGCCTGGTTTAAATCCTGCTAGTACGATTTTACATTGTCCATGCCATGGATCGATGTATAAATTAGATGAAGGAGGAATAGTAGTAGGTGGACCAGCACCTAGACCATTACCGATAGTTTTACTAGAATATGATAATACAACTGGTGATATTTACGCTATAGGAACTAACGCACCATATTTCTCTAAGACTAGACCAACTAGTAATTTGATATATGATCCAAATTATTCCTATCAAATACCATCTAATCCAGCTTGCACTTCGGGGTGA
- a CDS encoding winged helix-turn-helix transcriptional regulator, whose translation MDALDKLIFYNIFVNPRVSKRELARKLNLSLSSLIYRLNKLQKFIEGYYTYVDPVILGYKKAIVIHNQENISNESVRFKCIEGYIISEIFGEDINKEIEKINPIFYQIIPNRKYSLSKLDYKIIDLLVKNPLISDKEIAIELGKSSKTINRHLRFLVSNNFVKIVPRIDIAKLDFLLYSLISQTINKQIKHIFKYPPIYIGFAENLEEIVKLNKFGKISIKSEYKINNWIFNDQKFRTQFYLN comes from the coding sequence ATGGACGCATTAGATAAATTAATATTTTATAATATTTTTGTAAACCCAAGAGTTAGTAAAAGAGAATTAGCTAGAAAATTAAATCTTAGTCTTTCTTCCTTAATATATAGATTAAATAAGTTGCAAAAATTTATTGAAGGCTATTATACATATGTAGATCCTGTTATTTTAGGGTATAAGAAAGCTATTGTAATACATAATCAAGAAAATATAAGCAATGAAAGTGTGAGGTTTAAATGTATAGAGGGATATATAATTTCTGAAATTTTCGGAGAAGATATTAATAAAGAGATAGAAAAGATAAATCCTATATTTTATCAAATAATTCCTAATAGAAAATACTCACTATCAAAGTTAGATTATAAAATAATTGACTTACTGGTTAAGAATCCTTTAATAAGTGACAAAGAAATAGCAATAGAACTAGGGAAAAGCTCAAAAACAATAAATAGGCATTTACGCTTCTTAGTTTCTAATAACTTTGTAAAGATTGTCCCAAGGATAGATATAGCAAAGTTGGACTTCCTATTATATTCTCTTATTTCGCAAACAATTAATAAACAAATTAAACATATTTTCAAATATCCTCCAATTTACATTGGATTCGCGGAAAATTTAGAAGAAATAGTTAAACTCAATAAATTTGGAAAAATTTCAATAAAATCCGAATATAAGATAAATAATTGGATATTTAATGATCAAAAGTTTAGAACACAATTTTATCTTAACTAA